AGGAATCAAAGCGAAGCTTGACAACGGAGTTTTGAATATCTCCATCCCGAGGCAGGAGAAATTTACTAAAACTGCAAAAATTGAAATCGAGTAGTAGCGAGAAAATTCTAAAGGAAAGTTTGAAATCTATCAGTCCAATAAGAAGTGAAAACACGAAGCGCAGTAGCTTGCCCTATGCGCTTCGTGTTTTCTATGACAGGAAATATTATTTTAGATACAAAATGAGGCTCATCAAGGAAAACCAAGATTACTTTTGCAGGTGGTCCGCAAAAATGAGATTGTAAATCTCTGCTGGGAAAGCTATGATAGATAAAAAAGGAATCAAAACTGTGAAGCAGTTTTGAAAATGAAATCTATTAAGAAGAGGAAGGTGTTAATAATGAGCTATTTATGGACGACTATTACTGTGAAGGACCTGGATGAATCCCTCACATTTTATCAGGAAATCGTAGGCTTGCCTTTAAATGCAAGGTTTCAGGCAGGACCGGAAACGGAGATTGCTTTCTTAGGAGATGGTGAAACAAAAGTTGAGCTCATCACATACAAAGGAAAAGATGCAGCACCGGTAGGAACGGGAATTTCGCTTGGCTTTTCCGTAGTTTCACTTGAGGATAAAATCACGTTTCTGAAAGAAATGGGGATTGGTATTGATGGAGAGATCATTTCCCCCAACCCTCATGCCAGGTTTTTCTTTATTCAGGACCCCAATGGGCTGCGCATCCAGTTTGTGGAACAAAAATAGAATTACTTCAGGCAGAACGCTTCATACTCCATGGGATCATTAATGTTTCGGAAGAAGACTTGAGGATCACCGAAGCCGCTCAGTTCAGATCCGGGTATCTCTTTGATCCGTATCATGGAATAGAATCTCGTAATTTTGCGAAGATCATTTTCCAGACAGTATCTTATGGGGTCGATGCAGGTTTTGCTGTACACGCTGCATAGGGGCTGGTACTGATCCTCAAATTTCGGCACAACTGCATCATATCCCTCGGCTTGACTGGCAAGATAAAGGAGCAGCTGAGAATTGATAAAGGGCATATCACATGGAACTACGATGCTGTACGCATTGCTTGCATGGGTGAGACCGGAATGGATACCGCTTAAAGGCCCCATTTGCGGGATAATATCTGTTACGGTTCTTACCCCTAGGGCGGCGTAATCTTCCGGCGTGTTGGAAACAATCAGGACTTCGTCAAATACGGCTACTTGACTGAGAATAATTTCAATGAGACGTTTCCCTCCCATTTTCAGGAGGGCTTTATTATTTCTGTTCATCCGGCTGCTGAATCCGCCGGCAAGAATAATTGCGGTTGCTGCTGTCATAATAACTCCCTGTAACCATCGGTTCTATGAATCACATCATGATTTCACGTAACCTTAATGCGCGATAGGAACCGTTTATGGGTATAAGTTTTTACAATGTGTTATTTTCAAGGCCCCATGTTATAATGATGGGGTACAAAATAATCCGGAATTGCTATATTGTAAGTATTCTTTGCAGACGTGAAATTGGGTCTGCTTTTTGTTATAACTGCGAAACGAGGAGAGCTTGATGGAATGTGAATTCATCCATATCAAAAACATGATACTGATCGGTGCGACGGGGCAAAACAGCGGAAAAACAACCTTTGCCAA
This genomic window from Clostridiales bacterium contains:
- a CDS encoding VOC family protein, with the translated sequence MSYLWTTITVKDLDESLTFYQEIVGLPLNARFQAGPETEIAFLGDGETKVELITYKGKDAAPVGTGISLGFSVVSLEDKITFLKEMGIGIDGEIISPNPHARFFFIQDPNGLRIQFVEQK
- a CDS encoding molybdenum cofactor guanylyltransferase translates to MTAATAIILAGGFSSRMNRNNKALLKMGGKRLIEIILSQVAVFDEVLIVSNTPEDYAALGVRTVTDIIPQMGPLSGIHSGLTHASNAYSIVVPCDMPFINSQLLLYLASQAEGYDAVVPKFEDQYQPLCSVYSKTCIDPIRYCLENDLRKITRFYSMIRIKEIPGSELSGFGDPQVFFRNINDPMEYEAFCLK